One genomic region from Bubalus bubalis isolate 160015118507 breed Murrah chromosome 24, NDDB_SH_1, whole genome shotgun sequence encodes:
- the SNN gene encoding stannin: MSIMDHSPTTGVVTVIVILIAIAALGALILGCWCYLRLQRISQSEDEESIVGDGETKEPFLLVQYSAKGPCVERKAKLTPSGPEVHG; this comes from the coding sequence ATGTCTATTATGGACCACAGCCCCACCACGGGAGTGGTCACGGTCATCGTCATCCTCATCGCCATCGCCGCCCTGGGGGCCTTGATCTTGGGCTGCTGGTGCTACCTGCGACTCCAGCGCATCAGCCAGTCGGAGGACGAGGAGAGCATCGTAGGGGACGGTGAGACCAAGGAGCCCTTCCTGCTGGTGCAGTACTCGGCCAAGGGGCCGTGCGTGGAGAGGAAGGCCAAGCTGACCCCCAGCGGCCCTGAAGTCCACGGCTGA
- the TXNDC11 gene encoding thioredoxin domain-containing protein 11 isoform X8, with protein MLVRWLWPHGGKSLLLNNELKKGPALFVFIPFNPLAESHPLIDEITEVALEYNNCHGDQVVERLLQHLRRADAPGFKSLAPEPPARLPDPPLITASPCCNTVVLPRWHSISRTHNVCELCVNQTAGGLRPSSVSVPQCSFFEMAAALDSFYLKEQTFYHVASDSIECSNFLSFYSPFSYYTACCRTINRGVAGFIDSEQGVFETPPVAFSSLEKKCKVESPGSVPHIEENRYLFPELETSSSSFTGLSCRTNKTLNIYLLDSNLFWLYAERLGAPSTARVKEFAAIVDVKEESHYILDPKQALMKFTLESFIQNFSVLYSPLKRHLIGSDSTQFTSQRLITEVTTDTFWEVVLQKQDVLLLYYAQWCGFCPALNHVFIQLARLLPSDTFTVARIDVSQNDLPWEFMVDRLPTVLFFPCNRKDLSVKYPEDLPITLPNLLRFILHHSDPASAPRSPAGPPTAECLQSEAALQQGHIAHLEREIRKLRAEIGTLQRAQVQVEARLASARRDEHRLLRQQHTLERQHDLLRLHSEQLQALYEHKTRELDEVARKLQELADASETLLTENTWLKILVATMEQKLEGRDGADDRVPPSKARSEHPEPPGAPRLPASTPLPANVSSTLASEGSPENRTD; from the exons AATCCCTTAGCCGAGAGTCACCCTTTGATAGATGAG ATCACCGaagtggccttggagtacaacaACTGTCACGGGGACCAGGTGGTGGAGCGGCTTCTCCAGCACCTGCGGCGAGCGGACGCCCCCGGGTTCAAGTCCCTGGCACCTGAGCCCCCAGCCCGGCTCCCGGACCCGCCGCTGATAACAGCGTCACCCTGCTGCAACACGGTGGTGCTGCCACGGTGGCACTCCATCTCCAGAACCCACAATGTGTGTGAACTGTGTGTCAACCAGACGGCCGGTGGCCTCAGGCCGAGCTCGGTCAGCGTGCCCCAGTGCAGCTTCTTCGAGATGGCAGCAGCTCTGGATTCTTTCTACCTCAAGGAGCAGACCTTTTATCATGTGGCATCAGACAGCATAGAATGCAGCAATTTTCTAAGTTTCTACAGCCCTTTCAGCTACTACACTGCATGTTGCAGGACCATAAACAGGGGCGTAGCGGGCTTCATTGATTCTGAACAAGGTGTCTTTGAAACCCCGCCCGTTGCATTTTCTTCCCTAGAGAAGAAGTGCAAGGTTGAGAGCCCGGGCTCTGTTCCTCACATTGAGGAGAACAGGTATCTCTTTCCTGAACTGGAGACGAGCAGCTCGAGCTTCACAGGCCTGAGCTGCAGAACCAACAAGACCCTAAACATCTACCTTCTGGACTCCAATCTGTTCTGGTTGTATGCGGAGAGGCTGGGTGCTCCGAGCACCGCACGGGTGAAGGAGTTTGCTGCAATTGTTGACGTGAAGGAAGAGTCTCACTATATCTTGGATCCAAAACAGGCTCTTATGAAGTTCACCCTAG agtCTTTCATTCAAAACTTCAGCGTTCTCTACAGTCCCCTGAAAAGGCATCTTATTGGAAGTGACTCTACCCAGTTCACTTCTCAGCGTTTAATCACTGAAGTGACGACTGATACCTTCTGGGAAGTAGTCCTTCAGAAACAG GACGTGTTGCTACTTTACTACGCACAGTGGTGCGGCTTCTGTCCAGCCCTCAATCACGTCTTCATCCAGCTAGCTCGGCTCCTGCCCTCAGACACATTCACTGTGGCGAG GATCGATGTATCTCAGAATGATCTTCCTTGGGAATTCATGGTTGATCGTCTTCCTACTGTCTTATTTTTTCCCTGTAACAG AAAGGACCTAAGTGTGAAATACCCTGAAGACCTTCCCATCACCCTTCCCAACCTGCTGCGGTTCATCCTGCATCACTCAGACCCGGCTTCCGCCCCCCGGAGCCCGGCTGGCCCTCCCACCGCAGAGTGTCTTCAGAGCGAGGCAGCCCTGCAGCAGGGGCACATCGCCCACCTGGAGAGAGAGATCCGGAAGCTGCGGGCGGAGATCGGCACCCTGCAGCGGGCGCAGGTGCAGGTGGAGGCCCGGCTCGCCAGCGCACGCAGGGACGAGCACCGCCTGCTCCGGCAGCAGCACACGCTGGAGCGGCAGCATGACCTGCTGCGGCTGCACAGCGAGCAGCTGCAGGCCCTCTACGAGCATAAGACCCGGGAGCTTGACGAGGTGGCccgcaagctccaggagctggctGACGCCTCGGAAACCCTCCTCACTGAGAACACTTGGCTCAAGATCCTGGTGGCTACCATGGAGCAGAAGCTGGAGGGCAGGGACGGGGCGGACGACCGCGTGCCCCCGAGCAAGGCGCGCTCAGAGCACCCCGAGCCCCCAGGTGCCCCCCGGCTGCCCGCCAGCACGCCCCTGCCTGCCAACGTCAGCTCCACGCTGGCCTCTGAAGGGAGCCCTGAGAATCGGACAGACTGA